The Girardinichthys multiradiatus isolate DD_20200921_A chromosome 7, DD_fGirMul_XY1, whole genome shotgun sequence region TCATTCGACCTGTCGGTCTGGAAGGCGATGATCTCCTGCAGAGTTTTAATATTAGCATTAATATTAGAAATATTAAACCCCTCAAATTTGGCAGAAGTGATAAATCAACTGGATCTAAAAGCAATGCAGCAACAAAGAAACACAAGGAGAAACGTTCCTCAGCAACAGACTAAACGTGGATCAAGGCAACAAACGAACTTGTTTCCACCCGTGTTCattatatttcaaataaaatcatatCTAATTcctaatctcacactgaaatttcactttaaattaacaatctttatttaatgaggaagaaaaacacattaagacagacttgttttaacaaaatcaccaaGAATCCCTATAATATAAAAGTAGCTAAAGCAGTGTTTATAATAGATCAGAGTGAGCAGGGACCTTCGGTTATTAATGAATGCCAATAAAATAAGGCAGAGGTGTGTTGATCTCCACAACTGCTGGCCTAAATGTCTCATATCTACAGTCTGAGCAATAATTCAAACATCTAAAGCAGCTGGAACTGAGACAAACAGGCCAGATGAGGACACAGGTTTATTTGCCAGCACACACCCAGGAGGAGCTCACTACTAGATGCAGCAACAAACCCTCCAGCTGGGTCTGCTGTGAAACAAGGGacgaatatgtggaaaagcacggtggaggatctgtgatgctgtgggcttgtttctcttccaaagagAGTCTTTTAAGaggacaatgatctaaaacatgtgGCCTCATCAACACATAAATGGTTCAGCAAACTAAAAATCTACCTTTTTCTTCGTGTATTTTAAGAAGTAACCTCAGGGATGCCAACAACTGGGTCagtgggtttttattttaactcaattaagtttctgaatttaaaggctgGAGTTTTCACTAAGATTATACTGCTGCAACAAAAGCTTCATTTATTTGAAGGCTTTATGTTTACCAGCAGGGGCAGTTAACTGTGAAAGCTGCTGATAAATAAAACGACTTTTATTGTGAGGATAATTATAGAACCGTAATTTGTTAAAACAGAGCCCGTCTTCTGTTGGTGCAGATGAATAATTATTTTAGCTCCCTACATTATCatctaatttttttagatgtccagtttttaaacagctgtcTTAGTTTATTTTACTTACATCCAAAAAGTTGTCGAGAAGAGATGGATCCTTATTGAGGATAAGTTCTTGAACCTGAAAGAAATAGCCAGAATCAGAACAAATTTAGTCCAGCTTCCTCCATCAGTCAGCAGGGGCTGCCCTCAGGGcagatcaataaataaatactttctGATAAAAGCTGgagaacacaaaacaataccataAAATTTACAAACTGATCAACCCAATCCCCAGTGTGGTTTTACTCTGGTTATTATTGTAGAGAGTTTAAGGCAACAAACCTGTTTGAGAACATTAAGCTTTTCATCTGTGGGTATCAGAGCTGCCTGATTCAGAAGCTCCACGACCTGAAAGAAGCCAGAGTTTCTGTCAGCTGCTGATTGAGCGTTTAACTGAGACTGGATCATTCCAACAAACAGTTTGTGGCTTCGGTCCACAAGCAGATCCAACTTCTCTGGTTTCTAAAGGAAAGAacttaaaaatatgtttcagttaaaatacataaaactgtttaattCTCTCCAAACGACAGCTTCAATTTCCACCTAATTATCTCTAATGCAGTAGCTACTTTTCCTCCTTTGGTCCATTATttcttccttccatccttcAACCCTGAATAAATCCAGACAGAATCCTATCTTCTAAGCAACATTCAGTAAGAGTTCCTGGCGTACTCCAAGATGTTCCCAGTCCAGAAGGGATGTAAAGTCCCTCCAGTGAGTTTTAGGATAACCCCAGGATCACAGGGCGGCATTCTTATCGGAGGAACCATCTCGGCTGCCTCCTTTTGAattggagaagcagcagctccaCTCCAATCAATATTTAGAAGATGGAGCCCCTCACCTTATTTCTAAGGCAGAGCCTGGTCAATGGACAGGAGATAGTTCTCAAGGTCACAATCCACATCGCCTGACCACCCGATGCAATAGCAGGCTGTGAATCCAAGGTTTGACAGCAAGAAATATGGTTTCCCAGTGAGGCAGAGAAGTGCGATCCTGTTATAGTTGAAACACTCTCTGGTCCTGTTTCTGAAAGATCTGGTCCATCAACCCAGACTGTCACTGTTGACCCAGTCCTCCATGCTACATTGCAGAGGCTTGTCAGCCCAACAGCTGAACAATTTCTGGAGACTTAAGCAGCTGATAGGGAATCTCGTCCCCTCCTGGCACCCTGCTGCCAGGGAGCTTTTCAACTAACTCAGAAACCTGTGCCACAGTGAtgaactggttcagactcagcACGCTTCACAGAGGACATGGAGACCAGATTAAAAGGCATCTTCCACCTCCTGACAACATCCCCAGTCCCATCCTTGTTTATTGTTGATAGTGGTTAACTAAATTTAAAATCAGCTTTCCAATAGAACAGCCACGAACTCTTGCTGTCTTCTCCAATAAAAGCCCCTTACAGATTCCCTTTGCTTTTGTTGTATGTCACATTTAAAAGCTTCAATTGATTTCATGCATTTTCTCTACAAACTGCCGAATGATCACCTCTTATTGTTTGGTCCCGTTATTCAGCCGAACCGGAAACCTTAATGATTCTTACCTTTTCACTGGTGGTGATGTCGATGACAGTGAGAGGTCCCCCCTCCTTTGAAGGACGCTCCATGATGCTGCTCTTTGTGTGTCACTGTGTGGACAGCATGGTCTGGAAAGATCCTGCAAACCCTGGATAATCCCGGGACACATCAAACAGGTTCAATCGAAATTAATCAGAAAACTGGAGTTCAGATTCAGGCGGATAGGAACACTGAACGAGTCAATAATAAACACATCTCCGTCATAAATaacaatcaaacatgtttaTCATAAAGATTTAAAGGTTTAGAATCTTTAAGCAACACCATTAGCTCAGAACTGTTAGCCGCCATGCTAACAATGATGCTAACTGGTTCCGTTAAAACTTTATTATAACAGTTTATACACAACAACATACCGCGTTATGTCTGCTCTctggttaaaataaatatttacacccCGGGCTTATAAAAGGAATTCTTTCGAGGAGATttaactaatttatttattacaaaaaatgtttgcGCCGAATGCGGGCTGCCATTCTTCCTCGTTTGTTTTAGGTTATTAGCTGTGAAGCAAAGTGTTTATGCAATAGCACCACCTGCTGGACCGGAGAAAAGTCCAAAAATAAGTGAATGAGTGTTCCCCCTCTTCAGTTACCAAGCAGACAAGTCATTAGTTTAGATGTCTTTATGTAAACTTACGTCTTTTATTAGGTTTTTATACTATTTTGCTGTATGATTTTGTTGAATTTGATCTGAATTAATTAATATGAACTCGAGGCTGCAAATAAAACGtgatttaaactgaactgaattgcacggtggcgcagttggtagcacggctgccttgcagcaagaaggccggggtctttctgcatggagtttgcatgttctccccgtgcatgcgtgggttttctccaggtactccggcttcctcccacattccaaaaacatgactgttaggttaactggtttctctaaattggccttaggtGTGATTGTGTtcatagttgtttgtcctgtgtgtctctgtgttgccctgcgatggactggcgacctgtccagggtgtttgCCCCTCTCACCCTTAGATTGCTGGagacccactatgaaataagtggtatagaaaatgactgactgatccTGTATGGCACTGTTATTATAAGCCTAAGTGTGCATCTTTTCAGAATCCGCTAAAGGCGACTTactttgtgttttaatgtgcaaaccaattagaaaaaaatgaatgtatgtatttactagtttttacagtttatgaatgaatacgTCAGTGTTTAAACATACAAAACTATTCCAGATTTAAAGGAAATGAAATTGCAAAGAAAATGAACAATAATTTCTACaatattaacatatttcacGTTCTGTGCCGCCGGCTATAATAAACATGTAACCTTAGAAACATGCTGTATAAATGTTGAAATTATGATATCCATAAAACCAAATGTTATAATGAAAAACGAGTTTTTTAAGTTTACATAAAATCACCTTTTCCTGGAAAGTAACTCCCAGAAGTCTTTGCACCAGACGTGACGTCACTAGCCAATTACGAAGAGAGCAGGAAATGCTAATATTTATAAGCTGTTAAGTGGCACCAGTTCACAACATAAGCTGTGCTCTCCGTAATATTGCTGTGTGTGAAATGACAGTTAGATAATGTCTCAAGTTAAATGACGAGGTTACTCATTCAGGTAAGAAAAATGGATTTTTATCGCGCTTTTAGTCTGATATTTTAATCGAGCTTGTTAGCGCTTAGCATGATAAACAGATCGCTACACTGCTACCTAAACCTTGCTGTTGAAGCGAGTTTAAACTTTACTAAAGACGTTTTATGTATGTTTATGCCTCTTGTTCACCTCAGTATTATTGTTcattatgaataaaataatctggctttttttattacaaataacaaTATGAAAATTGTACCACTGACATCAAGTGTATTTAAATTTGTCCCCATTTATCCCAATACCCCAAAATAAATCTCACTGCAACCCAGAGCCTCCAGAACTCACCCTAACCAGTAaccagagtccagctgtgtgtaatttaatctgaatctgactgcagctgtttctggcctcagatgttctttagagaacattagaaaacattcagcatcatgaagaccaaggccCACCTCAGACAGGTCGGGGAGaaggttctggttcagtttaagGCAGAGTTAGGTTCTAGAACAATATGCAAAGCTTTGAAGatctcaatccatcatctgaacatggagagaggatggaccaacagcagacctaccaagacatggaggtccatctaaactgacaaaaactgaTATTTTCCATACAGTATCAGTGATattgagctgttttacaaagaagaatgggcaaaagttTCAGTTTGAATGATGGTTAACATTGGTGGAGACAAACCCCAAATGACCTGCTTCCAGAGGTAGTTCTACAAAGTTCTGACTGAGGGGGGGTGAATACcgatacatgccacacttttcagatttgtatttgtaaaaaatgatgaaaacttctttcctcttcacaataattcaccactctgtgttggtctgtcataaaatcccaataaaacaagtGTAACACGACAAAAGGGATGAATTAGTTTGTTGTGTTTCTAACTGTGTTGTCAGCGTCCTGATGGAGTGGGTGTTCATCATGAACCGGATGAGCTCTCAGGGCAGCTCTGCATCCCAGCGGAGGCGGATGGCCCTGGGAGTGGTCATCCTCCTGCTGGTGGATGTCATCTGGGTCGCCTCGTCTGAGCTCACCACAGTAAGCATGTTTCATCCCTCCTCTCCTGTTTCAAGGTGGATACCAGTGGTACTAATTCCACTTGATCAGAGGGGCGGTTTTCGGGTTTTTATCCATaaagtcaaaacaaaacaaattaactgACAGTTACCCCtgcaaacaaatcaaaataataagtGATCCAAGCAAAAAATCAACTCATTCTAGATGGTAAAATATGATGACTAGCTCATATGGAAATACTTAAATCACTGAGACACGTATGTCTAGTTGTATACAGTATGTATATTCTGTGTagcatctgtttttatttttggttttattccttGTGTAACATCAACCTGCCAGGGGGAACAGCAGATGGAAATTAGCCTAAGGCTATAATCTGGCATATTTACATTTGTGTAAATGTTCATTAATATGCATTGTCCCTCctctttttcttaaataaaactataaataaaccCAGCAGTCAAAGTGTTAAACAGGTTTGAAGTTTGGCCACCAGTCAGATTGGAGACCATCATGTTCTCCCTTCTGGTCCAGTTAGTTATATTTACTCCTCCTTGTCTGCCTGAATGTGTCTCAGAACAAATGTCATTCTTTAaggataaaacatgttttaataaagaATGGAAAACTCTTAATACAAACCAGAAAATCCACCAGTAAACCAGTAAAAATGGTATCCTAACCTTTTATTCTTGTTTAACCTATTCTGTAGTACATCTTTAAGCGACAGGAGTACAACAAACCTTTCTTCAGCACGTTCACCAAGACCTCCATGTTTGTGCTGTATCTGCTGGGCTTCCTCCTGTGGCGGCCCTGGAGGCAACAGTGCACTGGCTCGCTGAAACGTCGCCAGTCTGCATTCGTAAGTCTGTTTCCTTTCCCAATTTGAGCTGTAGGTCTCTTAGGGTGcacttattttgtttaaatgctgCAGCATGATTACAAAACCTGCTTTCTGTCATTTGTCCTAAAAAGGAACCACAACATATTACAACTTATTTAGgatatttcagaaaaaaacaaaatgttaaaatcttgGTTTTAAAGCAGCAACTTTGATGAAACTGAGTGATTCCTTGGGTTTTCAGTCAGTGCATCACACAGTCAGGATGTAAATAGTTGTTTTCATTCAGGAACTTCATGCTGTGTTGCTCCACAGTTTGCTGATGCTGAGGCCTACTTTGCACCCTGCACCACTGACAGCACTGTGAACAACTGTTTGGTATGTAGTTTACCTGCACAAAAAGATCTGCTCAGGGTAACAGTGAGCTTTTAACTGTAACAGACTGTTTGTGCAGAGTGAGCCCCTGTATGTCCCGATGAAGTTCCAGGATACAGCAACTGACCCATATGACTGTTTAACTGCAGACTGTGAATCTTGTGAGTACATATCtggtcttgtttttatttttaaatgaagctTCTAAAAGTTTCATATCATTGATTCTCTAAAAACCCAAGTCGGTGCATTTAATGGTTTGCAGCAGCCAAGTGCTGCTGATGATGAACTGATCATCAGTGTGAGCCGTCCAGACCTGGACCTGCTTGAATGGATGTTCAATGACCTTCAGGGAACTGAGCAGGAAcctcaatgaactgaagcaacgtTGTTAGGAAGAATGGACATAAATCCGTCCACAGCTACGTGAGAGACTGAAGTCAGACaacaaatgtttgcaaaccTTAATAAACTGAAGCAACATTTGAAAGGAGATATGAGATTTCTGACACCTTTTCCCACCAGCAGAGGGCAGTGTTAAGTCGTCAGAATACGCTGACATAATCGTTGCCGACATCACTCCACCCATTCACCGTCTATACCCACCTAATCCTGTAGGGTCACCGGGGGGCCGGTTCCtttctccagtggtcattgagCAGGAGGCGGAGTCCACGCTGGACACGTCGCCAGCCCAATTTGGGCAACACAGAggcacacaatcacacacacacacatacctacTGGTAGTTTAGAGAGACCCATTAACCTAACGATGGTGTTTTTGGACCGATGAAGGAAGCTGAAGAACCctgtgagaacccatgcatgcacctGCAGAACATACAAACCCCACGCAGAAAGAGCCGAGGCCGGGAtccgaacccaggacctttttcaGTGATTCACATTATTGACCCTGTTTTATGTTATTGCTTCTATTCAGGCAGCTAATAATTAGCCTGCATCCAACAGAATTATATTATTACATGATGTATCATTGAGGATTTGAAtgaatcctgtttttttttcactgcatCTCCTCCCCTCTCTGGTCCAACACCCAGCCTCCAAAAAGCAGCGGGTCCGTTTCAGTAACATCATGGAGGTGCGTCAGCTGCCGTCCACTCAGGCGCTGGAGGCCAAGCTGTCCCGTATGTCCTACCCAGCTGCCAAGGACCAGGAGGCCTTGCTGCGTACGGTGGGGAAGCTGACCATCACTGATGTTGCCAAAAtcagcttcttcttctgctttgtGGTGAGAAAAAATCGTCTGCAAAAAGCAGTTGTGAAGGTTGTTTTTGTATGGTTGCATCTTCCTTTCTGGTAGCAGAAGTTGTTTACTTTTCTTGCTGAAGTCCTTCCCCTGTCCTCCTTTCTTTGTGTGGCTTCCAGGCACTCTGGCTATGCAGTAATCTTTTCAGATGATCTTGATTCATACTTCTTCAGCCTCTCTgaggttgttttttaaaatattcttcacTAATAAATACTTTGAAACCtctcatttaattttattctagataatttaagattttttttcaagACAGACATTGATTCAGGAATACTTTGAATCATTTAGTAATTATAAATCTGAGCAAACAAAAGTTACACGTGGGGTTCCTCAGGGCTCCATTCTCAGACCACTTTTATACAACATCTATATGCTAACTTAGACCAGATCCTGGCGTTCTACGTCGCGTACCATACATATGCTGATGACACAGTTATATTTCTGTCACCATATGATGAGCATAGCCCATTACAGTGACTCAGACTGTCAGTAATATTAATGATTGGATGTGTCAGTTTCAAACCTTCTCAGAATctccttgttttaatttttttattaacaaagtTTGTGTCGTTCAACCAGCAAAGGTTGTGGTCTAAAATTACTCTCACTGTACCTTTGTGTCTCAGAAGCTGAGAGCTGTGAGATCCTAGGACACTAGTCAATACTGAAAGACACTTTAGTGAGCGCTTCCCTAACAGGAAACCGGTTTCAGTTCTGAACCAGTGCTAGCACTTGCTTACCTCCAGGACTTtctgtttctccactttaaGCAGAGACTCTCGCACAGTGACACTGGCTCCATCTCAACATCAGGTCCAAGATCCCAGAACTAAAGAGCCATGGGCTCATGGAGACCAGCTACCAGTCTACAACATTGACTCTTAATAATTTGGGTTTCAGGTGGGCAGTCACATTAGAACAGTTCTAGGGTCCAGCTTTTATCACTTAGGGCGCTTAGCAAAGATGAAATCTTTCCTGTCCAGGCAACCTTTGGAAACAATtatccatgcttttattttggtctGATTAGATTGCTGTAATGGAGTTTATGTTGCAGTGAATCAGTCCTTGTTCTCTTGTCTGCAGATGGCTGCTGCACGTCTCCTAACTGGTTCtccaaaaacagaacacataTCCTCAGTTCTGACCTCACTCTGGTTGCCCGTACATTTCAGAGTTCATTTCAAActtcttgttttcagttttaaatgtttgaaggaCCTTCCACCACCGTACCACTTTGAGCTTCTTCATCCCTACTTGCCTTCTGGGCCCCTCAGGTGGGCTTAACAGCTGCTCCTGCAGGTACCAAGTTCTAGGTGGAACCTCAGACGGAGCAGGACCTTCTCTGTTGTTGCTCCTGAACTATGGAACAACCGAACCCTGAATATCAAAGAGGCTCCTTAACTGCCTGCTTTTAAAACTTGTCTTTAAACCCATTTTCATCCTTTGGCTTTTAACATTAGTGAGACTCAGTTTAaccttgtttgttttaattgtgtttatatatgtcttattTAATGTATGTTCATAATTTGCCGTTATGTGCCGCTTTTTGTTCCTGCTGTGGTTGTTTTAAAGTGCGTTATAAATACAGTTGGTGTGGCTTAAACGTAAATTAGCTGTGGCACTACATGGGCTCACTGAATCTTatccttctgtttgttttattattagctGTCATGTAATGGAGACAGGTCACAATCGCTGATTTTAGCTGAACATATAAACAGTGTTTGACTAATTCTTTAAGGATGGTCTGATCTTTACTGTCACCATCTGCTGCTTAGAAATCCTGACTGAAACTGTCTTCGGACCACCGGTTAGTTCACCGATGACACTGGAACATCTGTTTACATGGACAATGAAAGAAATACTGCAGTTTGTGCAGAAAACCCATCTCCCTGGTTTCAATGTGTTGTCATGTTGCCGGCAAATTCTGCCCCCATTGCTGTGGTGTCCCTCAGGGATCTGTATTCGGTCCAAAGATGTTCATTATGTACATAAGAAAATTTATATGATATATGAACTGTACAAGTCGGTAACATTTGTAGATGACACAAATCAGTTTTTGTCTTGGTGAAATTTATATAAATTActtgaaaatgtgtaaaaaaatctAACAATTGTTTGACAGGATTACCTGACAGTAttaaatcaaagtaaaactGAAATTGAGATTTTGTTAAAGGAATTCAGAAGGGCAGAAACATATGGATGCTGAGGACTTTGAACAAGTTCCTGGAAAAAAAGTTCTGGTGTGATTTAAAAATCTGAGACATACCAAATTAAAATTGATCTTCAGCAGTTTggagtaaaacaaataaaggctcTTTGCTGACATTATGTagagtcatattcaataaaactgaatattatTGAACACTTCATTTATGCCACTAATTTCATCACTAAAACACGTTATCTAGATTAATTCCACTCCGATTTCAGGTTTTAAGCCTTTATCTCTGCTAATTATGATGATTGTCTGCTgtcagccaatgaaaacactgCATTTCTGATCAGAACATTAcattagataaataaaacattttattacagaaatatgGGTTTAATGAGAAGAatgtttaatatctgcttaaagattgttattttctaaaggttcttttaatctgacaaacgggCCTCATTAGAACATGTTCTGGTTTATTGACTACATGACTGTATACTGCAGAGTGTGGCTGATAAATTGATAAATGTATGAGTCGGTTCTCTGGCGGTGAAAACCATTCTGGGTCTCATTTAGAACATAACTTAGAACATTTTTTAGCACTGAAATCACTGTGGTAGAACATCAGGTTAAATGTAATGTTCTCACCTCCTCTGTTTGTCCTCCAGTGGTTCCTGGCTAATCTGTCTTACCAGGAAGCTCTGTCTGACACGCAGGTCGCCATCGTCAACATCCTGTCCTCCACCTCAGGTGATTTTCTCTCTGGTTCTCCGCCTCTCCATTTCACACTATGAAGCTAAAGTTTTAGCCCTGAATTAAGTTTAATGAAAGCTTCTGCTTTGGTCCTGGGTTTGTCTCTTTAGGCCTCTTTACGCTCATCTTAGCAGCCATCTTCCCGAGTAACAGCAGCGATCGTTTCACGTTGTCCAAACTGTTAGCCGTCGCTCTCAGGTAAGGAAGACGTGGAGACATTTATCTGATGTTTAAACA contains the following coding sequences:
- the LOC124871624 gene encoding solute carrier family 35 member F5-like isoform X2, with protein sequence MEWVFIMNRMSSQGSSASQRRRMALGVVILLLVDVIWVASSELTTYIFKRQEYNKPFFSTFTKTSMFVLYLLGFLLWRPWRQQCTGSLKRRQSAFFADAEAYFAPCTTDSTVNNCLSEPLYVPMKFQDTATDPYDCLTADCESSSKKQRVRFSNIMEVRQLPSTQALEAKLSRMSYPAAKDQEALLRTVGKLTITDVAKISFFFCFVMAAARLLTGSPKTEHISSVLTSLWLPVHFRVHFKLLVFSFKCLKDLPPPYHFELLHPYLPSGPLRWA
- the LOC124871624 gene encoding solute carrier family 35 member F5-like isoform X1; the encoded protein is MEWVFIMNRMSSQGSSASQRRRMALGVVILLLVDVIWVASSELTTYIFKRQEYNKPFFSTFTKTSMFVLYLLGFLLWRPWRQQCTGSLKRRQSAFFADAEAYFAPCTTDSTVNNCLSEPLYVPMKFQDTATDPYDCLTADCESSSKKQRVRFSNIMEVRQLPSTQALEAKLSRMSYPAAKDQEALLRTVGKLTITDVAKISFFFCFVWFLANLSYQEALSDTQVAIVNILSSTSGLFTLILAAIFPSNSSDRFTLSKLLAVALSIGGVALVSMSSMESPDEKGVAGSLWSLAGAMLYAVYIVLIKRRVDREDKLDIPMFFGFVGLFNLLLLWPGFLLLHYTGFEAFELPSQLVWTYILINGLIGTVLSEFLWLWGCFLTSSLIGTLALSLTIPLSILADICLQKVRFSWLFFAGAVPVFLSFFIATLLCHYNNWDPVLVGLRRLYTFIFRKHRIQRLSDNSEQCESLIPLHTVSPHE